The following proteins are co-located in the Hevea brasiliensis isolate MT/VB/25A 57/8 chromosome 11, ASM3005281v1, whole genome shotgun sequence genome:
- the LOC131170229 gene encoding uncharacterized protein LOC131170229: MNIDKALCDLGASVSLMSLSICQMLNVGELKPTTISLQLADWFVKYPIGVLENISIKLTLKVGEEKVEFNLFRAMKHKLDPDECLRVDIIDKLIEEQFHKKYPEDPFEACIVHSNIVDDDNKEITAYAQSIEASPPLPLAQVL, encoded by the exons ATGAACATAGACAAGGCCCTTTGTGATCTTGGTGCAAGTGTGAGTCTGATGTCCCTGTCAATATGCCAAATGCTGAATGTTGGAGAGCTTAAACCAACTAcgatctcattgcaattggcggATTGGTTTGTTAAGTACCCTATTGGCGTCTTGGAGAACATCTCCATCAAA TTAACTCTTAAAGTAGGAGAGGAGAAAGTAGAATTCAACTTGTTCAGAGCAATGAAACATAAGCTAGATCCTGATGAATGCTTAAGGGTTGATATTATAGACAAGCTAATTGAAGAGCAATTCCATAAGAAATATCCTGAAGATCCTTTTGAAGCATGCATAGTGCACAGCAACATAGTGGATGATGACAACAAAGAAATTACAGCCTATGCACAATCCATTGAAGCTAGCCCACCTCTACCCTTAGCTCAAGTACTATAA